The region TAAATTGTCCGCCTTTTTCGGCATCGATCGCACCCATATTGCAAGCTGTTGTTCCCTGACAATTGGGAGTATAATCGAAGAAAACGACGTAGTTATTTCTGGTTGCTTGGGTATTAAAATAAAATCTATCTGATGAGGGAATGCTGCTGGGAAGAAATATCGGCACTTGGGTTTTGTTTTTGATTTTGGCGAGGATTTGGCGAATGGGTACGGTGGTATTTGCTCGTTGGGCGATCGCATTTTGTGGGAGATAGAAATTAGCGGCTGCCATAGTAAGGGCAAGCGCAGAAGTGGGGATAAGTTTGTTGAGCATTTGTTTGGATTTAGTATAATATGTGGATAGGCTTTGCGGGCAGTAATGAGGTGCGATCGCTTACGAAATAGTATGCGATCGCACCTCAAAAGCAAAGAATGAAAAATTATCTATTATTTAGGGCATCTAGATATCCCTCTAAATCTTTTGTGCGCTGCTCTGTGACAGTTGCCAAACAATTACCGTAAATCATGGGAGCCATACTTCCCCCCTCAACTTCGCTTCGTTCAAACACACAACTGGCATCGCGAAACTTTATCCAAGCTTGCTGTGCGGCAACTAATTTTTGTTTTCGCGCTGCTGGTAACTTGGGAAGCAGTTGTTGGTAAACTTGATTTAATTTTCTATCTGCGTTTTGATAGGATATGCCAGCACAGGCATTCATTTCGCTTTGAGTTTGAGGGTTGTTGCAGTTAGGTTGTTGAGCTACCCGCACATCTGGTGTTTTAGGTGCTGCACCTACCACACTCAAGGCGATACTTAGCAAACCAATCGCAGATGCTACACTTACTATTGGCAATAAAGACTTTGACATGGCCTAATTTTAAGTTCGTGTAATTCTAATTCAGGACTCAATTTTGTGTTCTACAATCATCAAACCACCTTTGAATTTGCCATCCAATGTATATCCTTGACTTGTGCGTATACAATTATTTTCATCGCTCAGGACGATGGTTTCGATCCCAATTAGTACTCCAGTCGCTTTATCCCAAATCCGGAAAAGAATTGTGTTTTCGCTGTATTCTTCTGCCAGGGTAGCGAAGTTAGAAAAAGGAGGCTCTGAACTTTCAATTTTGATTGCGCCGACACCCGCCACAATTCCGACAAAATTTTGGGTGACAGTTTTACCGTCAGCATATTGATAAGTGTTGGTTTGGAACCATTGATTATCAATTATCTTCTTAGTGACAACACCTGTGAAACGTTCGATTTCTTGACCGTCTGCATCCAGGCGTATCCATTTTCCCTGCCAAACTCCGACGTGTTTGGAAAAGACTTTAAAATTCTCTAGCTGTGGCTGAGTGGCGGGATCGGAACTAGACATATAAATATCTGCTTTGCCAATGGCATCTTGTTTGCGCTAATCTCAATTTAGCGCCTAAGAAGACTTTGAGCTAGTCCCCGATCTGGTGAATAGGGAGGTTCTAGTTTGAGCGATGCAGAGGGCTGATGCGCGATCGCATTCTTTGATAGCTACAGATGACTGCTTCTATTCAACCGATCAATCTATTTGAGTACGAAACCCTAGCTGCCAAGCATCTATCTCAGATGGCGCTAGACTACTACGCCAGCGGTGCGTGGGACGAAATTACGCTGCGAGATAACCGTGCGGCATTTGAACGGTATAAACTGCGTCCCCGAATGCTGGTGGATGTGAGTCAGCGGGATTTAAGTACTACTGTACTGGGTCAAGCGCTGAAAATGCCAATTTTGGTTGCGCCGATGGCTTTTCAGTGTTTGGCACATCCAGAAGGAGAAATTGCTACTGCCAAAGCTGTGCGTCAGCTGGGTACAGTAATGGTGCTGAGTACCTTAGCAACAAAGAGTGTGGAGGAAGTTGGGAAAATAGATTGTCTGCGCTGGTTTCAACTATATGTGCATCGGGATAGGGGTTTGACAAAGGCACTGGTAGAACGAGCAAGCCAAGCTGGTTTTCAGGCGCTTTGCTTGACTGTGGATGCGCCTGTGTTGGGACGAAGAGAGAAAGATCGGCGCAATCAATTTGTTTTGCCATCGGGTATGGCATTGGCAAACCTTGATAATATAGCAGATTTAGAGATTTCTTTCAAAGCAGGTGAATCGGGTTTGTTTACCTATTTTTTAGAGCAGCTGAATCCAGCACTAACTTGGAAAGATTTAGAGTGGTTGCAATCAATTTCGCATCTACCTTTAGTAGTAAAAGGAATATTGCGAGGAGACGATGCCGATCGAGCAGTGGAATATGGAGCCAAAGCAGTAATTGTTTCCAATCATGGGGGGAGACAATTGGATGGATCGATCGCATCGATCGATGCTTTGAGTGAAGTTGTTGCTGCTGTCGGGGACAAAGTAGATGTACTTGTCGATGGGGGTATCCGTCGCGGCACAGATATTATTAAAGCGTTGGCTTTGGGTGCAAAAGCAGTATTGTTGGGACGCCCTGTCTTATGGGGATTAGCTGTTGGTGGAGAAGCTGGTGTTGGCCACGTCCTGGAACTGTTACGAGATGAACTGGATGTGGCAATGGCTTTGAGCGGTTGCCCTAAATTGCAGGATCTTGACCCCAGTTTAGTGGTGCGGTTATAGAGACGAGAAGCGCAAATGCTTATCCCACTTATACCGATCCGACATCACCCAAAATAGGAAATTTTGGTTTGGAAAAGCTCTTCATTTTAACTTTTGTGCTAAACTATATCATGACAGTTGAATTCGGTGCAGTGTTTGTTGTTGGTATGAAGAGAAATATTGACAGGAATCTCTCCGAATTTCAATGGTTACGTTCGTCTGATTTCGGAGATATTCCATGTCTATTTATGTAGGCAACCTATCCTACCAAGTTACTCAAGATGACCTAAGCAGAGTTTTTGCAGATTACGGCACAGTGAAGCGGGTTCAGATCCCCGTTGACCGCGAGACAGGTCGCTCTCGCGGATTTGGTTTTGTGGAAATGGCAACAGATGCTGAAGAAGCAGCTGCTATTGAAGCTCTTGATGGTGCTGAATGGATGGGTCGCGATCTAAAAGTTAATAAAGCAAAGCCTCGCGAAGAAAGAAAA is a window of Aerosakkonema funiforme FACHB-1375 DNA encoding:
- a CDS encoding DUF3598 family protein — protein: MSSSDPATQPQLENFKVFSKHVGVWQGKWIRLDADGQEIERFTGVVTKKIIDNQWFQTNTYQYADGKTVTQNFVGIVAGVGAIKIESSEPPFSNFATLAEEYSENTILFRIWDKATGVLIGIETIVLSDENNCIRTSQGYTLDGKFKGGLMIVEHKIES
- a CDS encoding alpha-hydroxy acid oxidase, whose translation is MTASIQPINLFEYETLAAKHLSQMALDYYASGAWDEITLRDNRAAFERYKLRPRMLVDVSQRDLSTTVLGQALKMPILVAPMAFQCLAHPEGEIATAKAVRQLGTVMVLSTLATKSVEEVGKIDCLRWFQLYVHRDRGLTKALVERASQAGFQALCLTVDAPVLGRREKDRRNQFVLPSGMALANLDNIADLEISFKAGESGLFTYFLEQLNPALTWKDLEWLQSISHLPLVVKGILRGDDADRAVEYGAKAVIVSNHGGRQLDGSIASIDALSEVVAAVGDKVDVLVDGGIRRGTDIIKALALGAKAVLLGRPVLWGLAVGGEAGVGHVLELLRDELDVAMALSGCPKLQDLDPSLVVRL
- a CDS encoding lysozyme inhibitor LprI family protein, with translation MSKSLLPIVSVASAIGLLSIALSVVGAAPKTPDVRVAQQPNCNNPQTQSEMNACAGISYQNADRKLNQVYQQLLPKLPAARKQKLVAAQQAWIKFRDASCVFERSEVEGGSMAPMIYGNCLATVTEQRTKDLEGYLDALNNR
- a CDS encoding RNA recognition motif domain-containing protein — protein: MSIYVGNLSYQVTQDDLSRVFADYGTVKRVQIPVDRETGRSRGFGFVEMATDAEEAAAIEALDGAEWMGRDLKVNKAKPREERKPSAAGWGNNSRGDSRRRY